The following are from one region of the Candidatus Obscuribacterales bacterium genome:
- a CDS encoding GNAT family N-acetyltransferase encodes MIKIEPLLATDYAQMRALLRHQPEDAFSGADCKDSRTQYRGLTFWQHWLPVQAHVGPSVYVAKEDGVILGLISIRARGKSKECWEIEDLVVHPHHRGRGIAQELLRYVFALFGGQGVNHFVAELSEKNDAALALFAACGFRRATRVIRYEKEFNGKSVEDFDEKPPFRLALTGDRRALFDLNQDVLPPEIRMILSQSPDDFRVFELPNQKVEKLRNKITGHKAWYWVSEDSERKVLTSAVKVTSHHLEDFHLEFAVHPGWSDLAPELVTFALNNLNTLSRKAVVTAKAFEFQDKVIESLEKDGFKKVGSYCLLAREHWIRAREPKRQLEGPRVVPVLPNPLMDT; translated from the coding sequence GTGATAAAAATCGAACCATTGTTAGCAACAGATTACGCGCAAATGCGTGCACTTTTGCGTCACCAACCGGAAGATGCCTTTTCTGGAGCCGACTGCAAGGATAGTCGCACGCAGTATCGTGGACTGACATTTTGGCAACATTGGCTGCCGGTCCAGGCTCACGTCGGCCCATCTGTGTATGTCGCAAAAGAAGATGGCGTTATTCTTGGATTGATTTCAATTCGTGCTCGCGGCAAATCCAAAGAATGCTGGGAAATAGAGGATTTAGTCGTTCATCCCCACCATCGCGGGCGTGGTATTGCGCAAGAATTATTGCGTTATGTATTTGCTCTCTTTGGCGGTCAAGGCGTCAATCATTTCGTGGCAGAGTTGTCTGAGAAAAATGATGCTGCTTTAGCCTTGTTTGCCGCTTGTGGTTTTAGACGGGCAACAAGAGTTATTCGTTACGAAAAAGAATTCAACGGAAAAAGCGTCGAAGACTTTGATGAGAAGCCACCATTTCGACTTGCGTTAACAGGCGATCGCCGAGCATTGTTTGACTTGAATCAAGATGTTTTGCCGCCGGAAATTCGCATGATTTTGTCTCAGTCTCCAGATGATTTTCGCGTGTTTGAACTGCCCAATCAAAAAGTAGAAAAATTACGCAATAAGATAACCGGTCATAAGGCTTGGTACTGGGTGTCTGAAGACAGCGAACGCAAAGTTTTGACCAGTGCTGTCAAAGTAACCAGCCATCACCTGGAAGATTTCCATCTGGAATTTGCGGTTCATCCAGGCTGGTCGGACTTGGCTCCGGAGCTTGTTACGTTTGCTCTCAATAATTTAAATACTTTAAGCCGCAAAGCGGTGGTTACCGCCAAAGCATTTGAGTTTCAGGACAAAGTCATTGAGTCTTTGGAGAAGGACGGCTTTAAAAAGGTGGGCAGTTACTGTCTTCTAGCCCGCGAGCATTGGATTAGAGCGCGTGAACCTAAGCGCCAATTAGAAGGTCCAAGGGTAGTCCCGGTGCTGCCCAATCCTTTGATGGATACGTAA
- a CDS encoding divergent PAP2 family protein, producing the protein MQINPTAFMPNLFAFELFFPPVSETMINGSYQRGWQVLLAFAVALSVAQWIKIFHKLIKTRRFDLRLLAKTGGMPSSHSSSTVAMAGTVGLIEGFNSVSFSIALCLALVVMYDAAGVRRTVGLQAQVVNQMLEELFSNHPTISGQRIKEFLGHTPKEVLVGAVLGGLIAWLCNQWVTSWV; encoded by the coding sequence ATGCAAATCAATCCCACAGCATTTATGCCAAATCTCTTCGCCTTCGAACTGTTTTTTCCGCCAGTATCGGAAACGATGATAAACGGTTCATATCAACGGGGCTGGCAAGTCCTTTTAGCCTTTGCCGTTGCACTTTCCGTTGCCCAATGGATAAAGATCTTCCACAAACTGATTAAAACCCGCCGTTTTGACTTACGTCTTTTGGCCAAAACTGGAGGCATGCCCTCAAGCCACAGCTCAAGCACAGTTGCTATGGCCGGAACGGTTGGACTAATTGAAGGGTTTAACTCCGTCTCTTTTTCTATCGCACTTTGCTTAGCCCTGGTTGTCATGTATGACGCCGCCGGCGTCAGGCGAACCGTAGGTTTACAAGCGCAAGTTGTGAACCAAATGCTTGAAGAACTCTTTTCCAATCACCCAACTATCTCTGGACAACGCATTAAAGAATTCCTAGGACACACTCCTAAGGAGGTTCTGGTGGGTGCAGTTCTTGGTGGTTTGATTGCCTGGTTATGTAACCAATGGGTCACCAGCTGGGTCTGA
- a CDS encoding acyl-CoA dehydrogenase family protein, which translates to MASEQIMTTPTTERTVNPQTGKRALYNESQLGWLTKAMSFAEKIPLADKIKSDTENSFRRDLFEAACKEGFGSLPFPKTYGGSGGDYVSFCLLNEEFGRTVVPIMSSLGVHILCQEPVYKFGNEEQKKKYLPPSSTGEYLAAFGLTEPNAGSDTAAIQTTAKLVGDEYILNGTKTFITSGAAADYYIVMAKLIDDKNPDAVKSPKSITAFIVERNFPGFAVGQKFNMLGMRGYATCEIVFNDCRVPKKNLLGEHGQGRQVALGSLAKGRVTIAAQATGWAQGALEGIISHLNSNREKLNEIAYLVGELAMQVESARALTYQAAYAIDRGEGDAVLAGMAKIQATDAAMKVATEAISIVGEEATEPKLLLERIFRDAKAGQIYEGTNQIQRSLIARNLLK; encoded by the coding sequence ATGGCAAGCGAACAAATAATGACCACACCAACAACTGAAAGAACCGTGAACCCACAAACTGGAAAAAGGGCTTTATACAACGAAAGCCAACTTGGTTGGCTGACAAAGGCAATGTCCTTTGCCGAAAAAATCCCTTTGGCTGACAAAATTAAGTCGGATACGGAAAATAGTTTCCGTCGAGATTTATTTGAAGCTGCCTGTAAGGAGGGTTTCGGTAGTCTGCCGTTTCCTAAAACTTACGGCGGCTCAGGTGGCGACTATGTCAGCTTTTGTTTATTGAATGAAGAATTCGGCAGAACAGTTGTGCCTATTATGAGTTCTCTAGGCGTACATATTCTCTGTCAGGAACCGGTCTACAAATTCGGCAACGAAGAACAGAAAAAGAAATATCTGCCACCATCGTCCACCGGTGAATATTTAGCAGCGTTTGGACTAACTGAACCAAATGCCGGATCAGATACAGCCGCCATTCAGACAACGGCAAAACTTGTTGGCGATGAATACATCCTTAACGGCACAAAGACATTTATCACATCAGGCGCTGCAGCTGACTATTACATCGTGATGGCCAAACTTATCGATGATAAAAATCCCGATGCAGTCAAATCGCCAAAATCAATTACCGCCTTTATCGTCGAGCGTAATTTCCCTGGATTTGCCGTCGGTCAAAAGTTCAACATGCTCGGCATGCGTGGCTATGCGACATGCGAAATTGTTTTCAACGACTGCCGTGTGCCCAAAAAGAATTTGCTTGGCGAACACGGACAAGGCCGCCAGGTGGCATTAGGTAGTCTTGCTAAAGGGCGAGTAACAATTGCCGCCCAAGCAACCGGTTGGGCACAAGGTGCTCTAGAAGGCATCATCAGCCATTTAAACTCAAACAGAGAAAAGCTCAATGAGATTGCTTATCTTGTAGGCGAACTGGCAATGCAAGTCGAATCAGCACGAGCCCTTACCTATCAGGCTGCTTACGCAATAGACCGTGGTGAAGGCGATGCTGTGCTAGCGGGCATGGCAAAAATCCAAGCAACGGATGCTGCTATGAAAGTAGCTACCGAAGCAATTTCCATTGTTGGAGAAGAAGCGACAGAACCAAAACTTTTGCTCGAACGCATCTTTCGTGACGCCAAAGCCGGACAAATATATGAAGGCACCAACCAAATTCAACGATCTCTTATTGCACGCAACTTATTGAAGTAA
- the smpB gene encoding SsrA-binding protein SmpB, whose product MAKKGKTHVTAPAQKPKADAPKEPVFKTISDNRRARFEYEVIESMECGIELSGTEVKSMRQGKVTLQDAFARIEDDQVWLYNCHVSPYDHGNRFNHEPLRKRRLLLHGREIQKLKGKVQEKGLTLVPLKIYFKRNWVKVNLALVRGKQLYDKRQSIAKRDSQRQLDRVVRKFK is encoded by the coding sequence ATGGCTAAGAAGGGTAAAACTCACGTTACGGCGCCTGCTCAGAAGCCCAAGGCGGACGCACCGAAGGAGCCGGTTTTTAAAACCATCTCCGATAATCGTCGTGCGCGCTTTGAGTATGAAGTTATTGAATCGATGGAATGTGGCATTGAGCTTTCCGGGACGGAAGTGAAATCCATGCGTCAGGGCAAAGTTACCTTACAAGACGCTTTTGCTCGCATTGAAGACGATCAAGTATGGCTTTACAACTGCCACGTGTCGCCATATGACCATGGTAATCGTTTCAATCACGAGCCTTTGCGCAAGCGTAGGCTGCTCTTGCATGGCCGTGAAATTCAGAAGCTAAAGGGCAAGGTGCAAGAAAAGGGGTTAACTCTTGTCCCTTTGAAGATCTATTTCAAGAGGAATTGGGTTAAAGTGAACCTGGCTCTTGTGCGTGGTAAGCAGCTATATGACAAACGTCAATCTATAGCCAAGCGTGATTCGCAGAGGCAATTAGACCGAGTTGTAAGGAAATTCAAATAG
- the rpsL gene encoding 30S ribosomal protein S12 has translation MPTINQLIRRERSKVTYKTKSPALKSCPQRRGVCTQVKTTTPKKPNSALRKIARVRLTNSMEVTAYIPGVGHNLQEHSVVLVRGGRVKDLPGVRYHIVRGALDTAGVKDRMQSRSKYGAKKPKAGAAKK, from the coding sequence GTGCCAACCATCAACCAATTGATTCGTCGCGAACGATCCAAGGTAACTTACAAAACCAAGTCGCCGGCATTGAAGTCATGCCCGCAGCGTCGTGGCGTTTGCACCCAGGTGAAAACCACCACCCCAAAGAAACCAAATTCCGCCCTGCGTAAGATAGCCCGTGTGCGCTTGACCAACAGCATGGAAGTGACAGCCTACATTCCAGGCGTCGGACACAACCTGCAAGAGCACTCTGTCGTGTTGGTACGCGGTGGCCGTGTCAAAGATTTGCCAGGCGTTCGCTACCACATCGTGCGTGGAGCACTGGACACCGCTGGTGTTAAGGACAGAATGCAATCCCGCTCCAAGTACGGCGCCAAGAAGCCTAAAGCCGGCGCAGCCAAGAAGTAA
- the fusA gene encoding elongation factor G, which produces MGIAAHIDAGKTTCTERILFYSGLIHRMGEVHEGTSVTDWMAQEKERGITITAAAITSKWKDKQINLIDTPGHVDFTVEVERSMRVLDGVIIVLCAVAGVQPQTNTVWKQANRYEVPRMVLVNKMDRSGADFYRVVKQIKEGLAGMHSTWANAHPIQLPIGAEAGFTGVIDLIGEKAYLYEEDDPLGRKIQEVPIPDDLKEKAAEYRHTLEEAIIETDDALMEKYLGGEKPTLDELKAALRRAVCGNKLIPILCGSAFKNKGIQLLLDAVVDYLPSPVDVASVKGILPSGEEATRKPTDDEPFSALAFKVMTDPFVGKLTFLRIYSGKLTAGSYVANATKDKRERISRLVQLQADQRTDVQEAYCGDIVAAVGLKDTTTGDTLCADNAPIILESMKFPEPVISVAIEPKTKADSDKLGISLGRLAEEDPTFKVKVDPETNQTIIAGMGELHLEIIVDRLLREFKVEANVGKPQVAYRETIKQHVKQEGKFIRQSGGRGQYGHCVIEIEPLEAGKGFEFVNKIVGGVIPKEYIPAIEHGIVDAMASGILAGYPVIDMRATLVFGSYHEVDSSEMAFRAAGSIAFKEGFMKAKPILLEPVMKVEVEVPEEYMGDVIGDLSSRRGRVEGMDTVDKQSKVKASVPLGEMFGYATDVRNKTRGQGTFVMEFSHYEEVPGNLAEGIITHNKTAAASK; this is translated from the coding sequence ATGGGTATTGCAGCCCACATCGACGCTGGCAAGACCACTTGCACCGAGCGTATTTTGTTCTATTCCGGTCTTATCCACCGCATGGGTGAAGTACACGAAGGGACATCGGTAACCGACTGGATGGCTCAAGAAAAAGAGCGCGGCATCACAATTACCGCTGCTGCCATCACCAGCAAATGGAAAGATAAGCAAATCAACCTTATTGACACACCAGGGCACGTCGACTTCACCGTAGAAGTTGAGCGCTCCATGCGCGTGTTGGACGGCGTAATTATCGTTCTTTGCGCCGTAGCCGGTGTACAACCACAAACCAACACAGTTTGGAAGCAAGCTAACAGATACGAAGTACCGCGCATGGTGCTGGTCAACAAAATGGACCGCTCCGGTGCTGACTTCTATCGCGTAGTCAAACAAATCAAAGAAGGCTTGGCTGGAATGCACTCCACCTGGGCCAATGCCCACCCAATTCAACTGCCGATAGGCGCCGAAGCCGGCTTCACTGGCGTTATCGATCTGATTGGCGAAAAAGCCTACCTCTACGAGGAAGATGATCCGCTAGGTCGCAAGATTCAAGAAGTACCTATCCCGGATGATTTGAAGGAAAAGGCTGCTGAATATCGCCATACATTGGAAGAAGCAATTATCGAAACCGATGATGCTCTAATGGAGAAATATCTCGGTGGTGAAAAGCCAACCCTTGATGAATTGAAAGCGGCCTTGCGCAGAGCAGTTTGCGGCAATAAGTTGATTCCAATTCTTTGCGGCTCTGCATTTAAGAACAAAGGCATTCAGCTATTGCTCGATGCAGTTGTCGACTATTTGCCGTCTCCAGTTGATGTAGCTTCCGTAAAAGGCATTTTGCCGAGTGGCGAAGAAGCTACCCGTAAACCTACTGATGATGAACCGTTTTCTGCTCTAGCCTTTAAGGTTATGACCGACCCATTTGTTGGCAAACTTACGTTCTTGCGCATCTATAGCGGTAAGCTCACAGCCGGCTCATATGTAGCCAACGCCACCAAAGACAAGCGCGAGCGCATAAGCCGTCTCGTGCAATTGCAAGCTGATCAACGTACAGACGTGCAAGAAGCATACTGCGGTGACATTGTTGCCGCCGTTGGCTTGAAAGACACTACGACTGGTGACACGCTCTGCGCAGACAATGCTCCAATTATTCTGGAATCCATGAAATTCCCAGAACCGGTTATCTCGGTTGCTATCGAACCAAAGACAAAAGCAGACTCCGACAAACTTGGTATCTCGCTTGGACGTTTGGCAGAAGAAGATCCAACCTTCAAAGTCAAAGTCGATCCGGAAACCAACCAGACAATCATTGCCGGTATGGGCGAATTGCACCTGGAAATCATTGTCGACCGTTTGTTGCGTGAATTCAAAGTAGAAGCCAACGTCGGTAAACCACAAGTTGCCTATCGTGAAACGATCAAGCAACACGTTAAGCAAGAAGGCAAATTCATCCGTCAGTCAGGCGGTCGTGGTCAATACGGACATTGCGTTATCGAAATTGAACCATTGGAAGCAGGTAAAGGCTTCGAATTCGTCAACAAGATTGTCGGCGGCGTAATTCCAAAAGAATACATCCCAGCAATCGAGCACGGTATTGTCGATGCCATGGCATCCGGTATCTTGGCTGGTTATCCAGTAATAGATATGCGCGCCACACTCGTATTCGGTTCGTACCACGAAGTGGACTCGTCAGAAATGGCATTCCGCGCCGCTGGTTCTATCGCCTTCAAAGAAGGTTTCATGAAAGCCAAGCCAATTCTGCTTGAGCCTGTAATGAAGGTAGAAGTAGAAGTGCCTGAGGAATACATGGGCGATGTAATTGGCGACTTGTCCAGCCGTCGCGGACGCGTAGAAGGCATGGACACCGTTGACAAACAGTCCAAGGTGAAAGCCTCGGTTCCTCTAGGCGAAATGTTCGGTTATGCCACAGACGTGCGCAACAAGACACGTGGACAAGGCACATTCGTAATGGAATTCAGCCACTACGAAGAAGTACCGGGCAACTTGGCCGAAGGAATCATCACCCACAACAAGACAGCTGCCGCCAGCAAGTAG
- the rpsG gene encoding 30S ribosomal protein S7, with the protein MPRRAVIEKRVPSPDGVFNSQLVQRFVHRMMQRGKKSTAQRALYDALDLIKERTKQESLDVFNKAVKNVTPLVEVKARRVGGSTYQVPVEVKQQRGVALATAWLIANSRKRAGRSFAERLSGELIDASNGTGASVRKKDETHKMAEANKAFAHYRY; encoded by the coding sequence ATGCCAAGAAGAGCAGTAATCGAAAAAAGAGTTCCATCGCCGGACGGTGTTTTTAACAGCCAACTGGTCCAGCGCTTTGTGCACCGCATGATGCAGCGCGGTAAAAAGAGCACCGCTCAACGTGCTTTATATGATGCTCTTGATTTGATCAAAGAAAGAACCAAACAAGAATCCTTGGATGTCTTCAATAAAGCTGTCAAGAATGTGACACCTTTGGTAGAAGTAAAAGCCCGCCGTGTTGGTGGTTCTACCTATCAAGTACCTGTAGAAGTGAAGCAACAGCGTGGTGTAGCTCTAGCTACTGCTTGGCTCATTGCCAACAGCCGCAAGCGCGCCGGACGCAGCTTTGCTGAGCGTCTTTCCGGTGAACTCATCGATGCCTCCAACGGCACCGGTGCTTCAGTCCGCAAGAAGGACGAGACCCACAAGATGGCTGAAGCCAACAAGGCTTTTGCCCATTACCGCTACTAA
- a CDS encoding family 10 glycosylhydrolase has product MSKSMDMVVRSLSVLFVTLCWLVLAQTAAFAQSPLAVISSERNAQAYGEQHLGNWEEAWLAFKQTLEAANVRYDLLTDGDLTSSGAKLQPYKLVVVPLLLDLSPEAVFALNEYVKGGGKILITDGGGNLSQAAQAVADLAGASVQKHLSAPDGRTLVWQRDPIPVRQDFAVGTLMADVSVQGQGNAVARWSDGSGNQSGVAIAKGPSAIYFSWAPGLQGEITTNAYLMTLAFEDLSNGITQQAAIQISFADYQTIGQELAYLTKRTDEAIKTAKQADLAVPFRTIQQSFESAQAHVRAFDEAYKQRHFYSADEELQKARHDFALAFAQSMPVRPVEARSIWLDRGTIVATKNEKGLSALFDKLKAAGINVVYFETNNAGFCMYPTKVGVQNPDMVGWDPLAVAVAEAHKRGMELHSWCWVFAVGNLRHNPIIGKDPDYPGPVLTKYGFSLALARSNGSLLPNNQPEFWLDPANPEARQYLKNLFTEIVSNYNVDGLQLDYIRYPFNNKGTEMGYDWVGRRRFEQETGLSLDNLDETTRLLWQAWKIQQVSSFVEDISKTLKSMKPGFRLSAAVYAMPHRLRLNAIQQEWETWVQNGWIDTLNPMSYVQTAKDLSIVAGYVREECQDRALVYPGLSIRQLDTAGLIEQLDTSRVIGTLGTTMFAMAQLDDKKQNVLRVGPYRKQPLLTPQSEPISASRILVDDFAAMVNRYLQDPKKRILSDQSSTNEILSEIETVQQAVHDLPDKASADEITKVDKAIRTLHANTQDWLRLEAFIQRGFRAQYIASYLAQVEAILSYAAHRAKTMSQLLAGGH; this is encoded by the coding sequence TTGTCAAAGTCAATGGACATGGTTGTCAGATCGCTTTCAGTATTGTTCGTAACGCTCTGTTGGTTAGTCTTAGCGCAGACAGCAGCTTTTGCTCAATCACCTCTGGCGGTAATTTCGTCTGAGCGCAATGCACAAGCTTACGGTGAGCAGCATCTAGGCAACTGGGAAGAAGCATGGCTTGCTTTCAAACAAACGCTTGAGGCTGCCAATGTTCGCTATGACTTGTTGACGGATGGAGATTTGACCAGTAGCGGCGCTAAGTTGCAGCCTTATAAGTTGGTAGTTGTTCCTCTTTTGCTTGATCTTTCACCGGAAGCAGTATTTGCTCTCAACGAATACGTTAAAGGCGGCGGCAAGATCTTAATTACAGATGGTGGTGGCAATCTTTCTCAAGCTGCTCAAGCCGTAGCCGATCTAGCCGGTGCTTCCGTGCAAAAACATTTGAGTGCTCCTGATGGTCGCACTCTTGTTTGGCAGCGTGATCCAATTCCTGTTCGTCAGGATTTTGCTGTAGGCACACTTATGGCTGATGTTTCCGTGCAAGGACAGGGAAACGCTGTAGCTAGATGGTCTGACGGCAGTGGCAATCAGTCAGGTGTGGCAATTGCTAAAGGTCCTTCGGCAATTTACTTCTCTTGGGCTCCTGGTCTGCAGGGCGAAATTACAACGAATGCTTATTTGATGACTCTTGCCTTTGAAGATTTGTCGAACGGAATAACACAACAAGCAGCTATTCAAATTAGTTTTGCCGACTATCAAACAATTGGTCAAGAATTGGCATATCTGACTAAGCGTACAGATGAAGCCATCAAGACTGCCAAGCAAGCCGATTTGGCAGTGCCATTCCGGACGATTCAACAAAGTTTTGAATCTGCCCAGGCGCACGTAAGGGCTTTCGATGAGGCTTACAAGCAAAGACATTTCTATTCGGCTGATGAAGAATTACAAAAGGCTCGTCATGACTTTGCTCTAGCTTTTGCTCAATCAATGCCTGTACGTCCGGTAGAGGCTCGTTCGATTTGGCTGGATCGCGGAACTATTGTCGCGACTAAAAACGAAAAGGGTCTCTCTGCACTTTTCGACAAATTGAAGGCAGCAGGAATAAACGTTGTCTATTTTGAGACTAACAATGCCGGCTTCTGTATGTATCCGACAAAAGTAGGCGTACAAAATCCAGACATGGTGGGTTGGGATCCACTTGCGGTAGCTGTTGCTGAAGCACATAAGCGCGGCATGGAATTGCACAGTTGGTGCTGGGTCTTTGCTGTCGGTAATTTGCGTCACAACCCAATCATCGGAAAAGACCCTGACTATCCAGGTCCTGTCTTAACCAAATATGGATTCAGCCTGGCGTTGGCTCGCTCCAATGGTTCACTCTTGCCGAATAACCAACCGGAATTTTGGTTGGACCCGGCCAATCCTGAGGCTCGCCAATATCTAAAGAACCTCTTCACTGAGATTGTCTCCAACTACAATGTCGATGGTTTGCAGCTCGATTACATCCGCTATCCCTTCAACAACAAGGGCACGGAAATGGGTTATGACTGGGTCGGCAGACGTCGATTTGAGCAAGAAACAGGATTGTCGTTAGACAATCTCGATGAAACGACAAGACTTCTTTGGCAAGCTTGGAAGATTCAACAAGTAAGCAGTTTTGTTGAAGACATTTCCAAAACTCTTAAGTCTATGAAGCCAGGCTTCCGTCTTTCTGCCGCCGTCTATGCAATGCCGCATCGCTTGCGTCTGAATGCCATTCAACAGGAGTGGGAGACTTGGGTGCAGAATGGTTGGATAGACACGCTCAATCCAATGAGTTATGTGCAGACAGCAAAAGATCTTTCTATTGTTGCAGGCTATGTGCGCGAAGAGTGTCAGGATAGAGCCCTTGTTTATCCAGGACTTTCCATTCGTCAATTGGACACAGCTGGACTTATTGAGCAACTAGATACCTCAAGAGTAATCGGTACGCTTGGTACAACAATGTTTGCTATGGCTCAATTGGATGACAAAAAGCAAAATGTGTTGCGTGTTGGTCCCTACAGAAAGCAACCGCTTCTGACTCCGCAATCAGAGCCAATTAGTGCATCGCGAATTCTCGTTGATGATTTTGCAGCGATGGTAAATCGTTATTTGCAAGATCCCAAAAAACGCATCTTGTCCGATCAATCAAGCACCAATGAAATTCTCTCGGAAATTGAAACTGTACAGCAAGCAGTACACGATTTGCCGGATAAGGCCTCTGCAGACGAGATTACCAAAGTGGACAAGGCAATTCGTACCCTGCATGCTAATACGCAAGATTGGCTCAGGCTGGAAGCCTTTATACAACGTGGATTCCGTGCACAATACATAGCCAGTTATTTGGCACAAGTAGAAGCAATCTTATCCTATGCCGCTCACCGGGCTAAGACGATGAGCCAGCTTCTGGCAGGTGGGCACTAG
- a CDS encoding polyprenyl synthetase family protein, whose protein sequence is MVATTKFDFEEFVASKRMLVDAHLAEYLATGTPEVLYESMRYSVLSPGKRIRALLCLAAAQAINEDAHRVALPCACAIEMIHAMSLIHDDLPALDNDDIRRGKPTNHKVFGEAIALLAGDALLMLAMETIANHIPASIERSIVVKVLSELAKATGAPGMVGGQVDDIAFTGGKLPSDKLAMLNSIHLRKTGSLIRFSTWSGATLAGANQEQQNHFATFGEILGLAFQITDDLLDVTGSAETLGKTPGKDAEANKLTFVAIEGIDKSKAKLLDLQREAETALTKTGVSKQSLIYLESLLQMAINRVS, encoded by the coding sequence ATGGTTGCTACAACCAAATTTGATTTTGAGGAATTTGTCGCAAGCAAGCGCATGCTTGTAGACGCTCATCTAGCCGAGTATTTGGCAACCGGAACTCCGGAAGTCCTCTACGAGTCAATGCGTTATTCAGTTTTGTCACCAGGCAAACGCATAAGAGCCTTACTTTGTCTGGCGGCCGCACAAGCTATAAATGAAGATGCGCACCGAGTGGCACTACCTTGCGCCTGTGCAATTGAGATGATTCACGCGATGAGCTTGATTCACGATGACTTGCCGGCGCTTGATAACGATGATATTCGTCGCGGTAAGCCAACCAATCACAAAGTTTTCGGCGAAGCTATAGCGCTTTTAGCAGGCGACGCATTATTGATGCTGGCTATGGAAACAATTGCCAATCACATTCCTGCATCTATAGAAAGATCTATTGTCGTCAAAGTCCTGAGTGAATTAGCTAAAGCAACAGGGGCTCCAGGCATGGTCGGGGGACAAGTAGATGATATTGCTTTCACTGGAGGCAAGCTGCCGTCTGACAAATTAGCCATGCTCAATTCCATTCACCTGCGCAAAACCGGATCACTTATTCGTTTTTCTACGTGGTCCGGAGCGACACTGGCTGGAGCCAACCAAGAACAACAAAATCACTTCGCTACTTTTGGCGAAATCCTTGGTCTGGCATTTCAAATAACAGACGACCTCTTAGATGTAACAGGCAGTGCTGAAACCCTGGGTAAAACTCCCGGCAAAGATGCCGAAGCAAACAAACTTACCTTTGTTGCCATTGAGGGTATCGACAAATCAAAAGCCAAGCTACTAGATCTACAGCGTGAAGCAGAAACTGCTCTTACCAAGACTGGTGTAAGCAAACAATCACTTATTTATCTGGAATCACTTCTACAAATGGCGATTAATCGCGTAAGCTAA